Genomic DNA from Candidatus Omnitrophota bacterium:
TTAACAGACCGGCGACCGCTTCCGCCGCGATCAATTCCTGGCCTGGGGTGATGAATACGCGGAAAAGCAAGCCAATCGCCACTGGGCCGAGAATGGGCAGCAAACCAGGGGCTACCATTCTCTTCAAGGCGGACTTGGTTACGATATCAACGCAGGAGCTGTAATCGGGGGTGAAGTCTTTGGGGAACAGAATGATATCGTTTTCGCGAGGCAGTTTGGCGTATTGACGGCGAACTTCTTCAATGATCGACTGAGCCGTCTTGCCTACCGCGCGAATCGCCATAGAGGAGAACAGGAAGACCAGCATGATGCCGAAGAACGCGCCGCAGAATACTTCGGGCTTGGAGAGATCGACGGTGAAATGGAAGCCGTCGCTCTTCCCTGCGTATTGAATGACTTCGTCCATGTAAGCCTGGAAAAGCAAGTAGGCGGCCAAACCGGCGGAACCGATCGCGTATCCCTTGGTCAATGCCTTGGTAGTATTGCCCACGGCGTCCAACCGGTCGGTCTTCTGACGAATTTCTTCCGGCTGCTGGCTCATTTCCACGATGCCGCCCGCGTTGTCGGTGATCGGCCCGAAGGTGTCCATCGCCAGGATGTAAGCGGCGGTCGCCAACATGCCCATGGTCGCCACGGCGGTGCCGAAAAGACCGGCGTGTTCCAAGCCGCTGGACTTACCCAAATAATAAGAGGAAAGCAACGCGCCGATCATCACGATGGTCGGAGCGGCGGTGCATTCGAGACCCACAGCCATTCCGGCGATGATGTTGGTGGCGGGGCCGGTTTTGGATTGTTCGGCGATGGTTTGCACCGGACGGTATTTATATTCGGTGTAGTACTGGGTGATGTAAACGAACAACACGGAGGTCGCGACGCCTACGATGCCGCATAGGAAGAAATGCCACCAGGCGTTGGGAGCGGCGTCCGTATGGAGCAACCAACGGGTCGCGATTAAAAATCCCACCATCGCCAAACCCACGGCGATGTAATAACCGCGGTTCAAAGCGGCCATAGGATCCATTTTCTCTTCTTTGTCCAATTTCACCAGCATAATGCCGACGATGGAGGCCAGGATTCCAAAGGAACGGGCTACCAGGGGGAACATCATCACGCCGATAACGCCCATCGAGAATTCGACGCCCGATTTCTGGGAAACGGTCGCCAGGGTGGCGCCGAGGATCATCGCGCCGATATTTTCGGCGGCGGTGGATTCGAACAAGTCCGCGCCACGGCCCGCGCAGTCGCCGACATTATCGCCGACCAGGTCCGCGATAACTGCAGGATTGCGGGGATCATCTTCGGGAATTCCGGCTTCCACTTTACCGACCAGGTCGGCGCCCACGTCGGCCGCCTTGGTGTAGATTCCGCCGCCCAACTGGGCGAATAGCGCCACGAACGAAGCGCCGAATCCATACCCGACGATCAGCAAGGGGATGCGAGTCGGATCGACGTTGGTGGTCAAACTGACGAGCGCATACAAACCGGAAACGCCCAATAGGCTCATGGCTACCACCAGCAGACCGGAAACCGCGCCGCCGCGCAAGGCAATCTGCAAGGCGTCATTGAGACTATTCAGAGCGGCGTGCGCCGTGCGGATGTTGCTGCGGATCGAAACCCACATGCCCACATAACCGGCGATCATGGAGCACAATGCGCCCAGAATGAACGAAAACCCGATCCAAAAAGCTAAAGAGAAAGAGGTTTCCACCGGATCGAAATCTTTGTGGGTGCGGATAAAACCATAAGCGATAAAGATAATCGCCGCTACGACTACCGACAAAATCGCAATAGTCCTATTTTGACGGCGTAAAAACGCTTCCGCGCCCTCTTTGATCGCGTTGGAGATTTTCTGCATCTCCTCGCTGCCCGTACTCTTTCCCAGAATCCACTGGGAAAGATAATACGCGAACCAAAGCCCGAAAATACTAATTGCGATGACAATGGCCAGTAATAAGAATGTTAACATGCTGCTCCTATCCCTTTCGTTCGATTTATATTACTGCAAGTCAATTTTCTACGCGAATTCATAAAAAAACATACAACGACGAT
This window encodes:
- a CDS encoding sodium-translocating pyrophosphatase; protein product: MLTFLLLAIVIAISIFGLWFAYYLSQWILGKSTGSEEMQKISNAIKEGAEAFLRRQNRTIAILSVVVAAIIFIAYGFIRTHKDFDPVETSFSLAFWIGFSFILGALCSMIAGYVGMWVSIRSNIRTAHAALNSLNDALQIALRGGAVSGLLVVAMSLLGVSGLYALVSLTTNVDPTRIPLLIVGYGFGASFVALFAQLGGGIYTKAADVGADLVGKVEAGIPEDDPRNPAVIADLVGDNVGDCAGRGADLFESTAAENIGAMILGATLATVSQKSGVEFSMGVIGVMMFPLVARSFGILASIVGIMLVKLDKEEKMDPMAALNRGYYIAVGLAMVGFLIATRWLLHTDAAPNAWWHFFLCGIVGVATSVLFVYITQYYTEYKYRPVQTIAEQSKTGPATNIIAGMAVGLECTAAPTIVMIGALLSSYYLGKSSGLEHAGLFGTAVATMGMLATAAYILAMDTFGPITDNAGGIVEMSQQPEEIRQKTDRLDAVGNTTKALTKGYAIGSAGLAAYLLFQAYMDEVIQYAGKSDGFHFTVDLSKPEVFCGAFFGIMLVFLFSSMAIRAVGKTAQSIIEEVRRQYAKLPRENDIILFPKDFTPDYSSCVDIVTKSALKRMVAPGLLPILGPVAIGLLFRVFITPGQELIAAEAVAGLLMVGTIGGILMALFLNNSGGAWDNAKKYIEAGAHGGKYLIGPDGKKTKNPVHGAAVVGDTVGDPFKDTAGPSLHVLVKLLSTITLVLAPLFL